A single Pseudomonas sp. DC1.2 DNA region contains:
- a CDS encoding NAD(P)H-hydrate dehydratase, whose translation MPHTKDDLPDALYSAAQVRGLDASLIAAGTSGFELMRRAARATWRAIVRQWPMANELSVMAGHGNNAGDGYLVAVLARRAGWSVRVFSVVDPQRLQGDAALAHAEAVSEKVIIQAWSADAEFRGIVLDALLGTGLSGEVREPFVMAIGAINASGLPVVAVDIPSGLCADTGHILGAAVQADLTVTFVGLKLGLFTGDAADVVGKLVFNDLHADPALVEAVALSALLLTPRNLPRLASRAPSSHKGTLGHVLLIGGDRGLGGAILLSAQSALRSGAGMVSLATRSEHVSAALTRLPEVMVLGTSSANQLMGLLKKATVLVVGPGLGQAGWGRSLLSAAANAALPQVWDADALNLLASEHVSLPKDCVITPHPGEAARLLGISTAEVQADRPAAAHALSKKYTAVVVLKGAGSLIASPDGRLALCHQGHPAMATAGLGDVLAGLVGALLAQGMSAFAAACLAVWLHANAGEQQGKFGRGLAASDLIPAIRQLLEEQAPCLK comes from the coding sequence ATGCCGCACACTAAAGATGATTTACCCGACGCACTGTACAGCGCTGCGCAAGTGCGTGGGCTCGATGCGAGCCTGATCGCGGCCGGCACGTCGGGCTTCGAGTTGATGCGGCGAGCGGCCCGGGCGACGTGGCGTGCGATCGTTCGACAGTGGCCGATGGCTAACGAATTGAGCGTCATGGCCGGCCACGGCAACAATGCCGGTGACGGTTATCTGGTGGCCGTATTGGCCCGTCGTGCCGGGTGGTCGGTGCGGGTGTTCAGCGTGGTCGATCCTCAACGCTTGCAAGGTGATGCGGCGTTGGCCCATGCCGAAGCCGTTTCTGAAAAAGTAATTATCCAAGCCTGGAGCGCAGATGCCGAATTTCGCGGCATTGTGTTGGACGCACTGCTGGGCACGGGTCTGAGCGGTGAGGTGCGTGAACCTTTCGTCATGGCCATCGGCGCCATCAATGCCAGCGGGTTGCCCGTGGTCGCGGTTGATATCCCTTCGGGGCTGTGTGCCGATACCGGTCACATCCTCGGCGCGGCGGTTCAGGCTGATCTGACCGTAACGTTCGTTGGTCTGAAACTGGGGCTGTTCACGGGTGACGCCGCGGATGTGGTGGGTAAGTTGGTTTTCAACGATTTGCACGCTGACCCTGCGTTGGTCGAGGCGGTCGCCTTGAGCGCGCTTCTTTTAACCCCCCGTAATCTGCCGCGATTGGCCTCTCGTGCGCCCTCCTCGCACAAAGGCACGTTAGGTCATGTGCTGCTGATCGGCGGAGACCGGGGCTTGGGCGGTGCGATCCTGCTCAGCGCGCAGAGTGCGCTGCGCTCGGGTGCGGGCATGGTGTCCCTGGCCACGCGTAGCGAACACGTGTCGGCGGCATTAACGCGTCTGCCTGAGGTGATGGTGCTGGGTACGTCGTCGGCCAATCAACTGATGGGTTTGCTTAAGAAAGCTACGGTGCTGGTGGTCGGGCCGGGACTTGGTCAGGCCGGTTGGGGGCGCAGTCTGTTGTCGGCGGCCGCTAACGCAGCGTTGCCGCAAGTCTGGGATGCCGATGCGTTGAACCTGTTGGCCAGCGAGCACGTGAGCTTGCCCAAGGACTGCGTGATCACTCCGCACCCTGGCGAAGCGGCACGATTGCTGGGGATATCGACGGCTGAGGTTCAGGCTGATCGTCCGGCCGCGGCTCATGCGCTGAGCAAAAAATACACCGCTGTCGTCGTGCTTAAAGGCGCCGGCAGTTTGATCGCCAGTCCCGACGGGCGTCTGGCGCTGTGTCACCAAGGCCATCCCGCCATGGCCACTGCCGGTTTGGGTGATGTGCTGGCGGGGCTGGTTGGCGCATTGCTGGCGCAAGGCATGAGCGCGTTCGCCGCCGCTTGTCTGGCCGTCTGGCTGCACGCCAATGCCGGTGAGCAACAAGGTAAGTTCGGCCGTGGTCTGGCGGCCAGTGATCTGATTCCGGCCATTCGTCAGTTGTTGGAGGAGCAAGCACCGTGTCTGAAGTAA
- the tsaE gene encoding tRNA (adenosine(37)-N6)-threonylcarbamoyltransferase complex ATPase subunit type 1 TsaE gives MSEVTLYLADEEAMSAFGALIAQTTQGHGLIFLEGDLGAGKTTLSRGIIRGLGHVGAVKSPTFTLVEPYEIGDIRAFHFDLYRLVDPEELEYLGIRDYFDDDALCLIEWPQKGAGFLPKPDLTITISPHDSGRSLKILPQGSRGESWCAALALEFK, from the coding sequence GTGTCTGAAGTAACCCTGTACCTGGCTGATGAAGAGGCGATGAGCGCATTCGGCGCACTCATTGCGCAAACCACCCAAGGGCATGGCCTGATCTTTCTTGAAGGTGATCTTGGCGCCGGCAAAACCACCTTGTCCCGAGGCATCATCCGCGGGTTGGGGCACGTGGGTGCGGTAAAAAGTCCGACCTTCACTTTGGTCGAGCCCTACGAAATTGGCGACATCCGCGCCTTCCATTTTGACCTCTACCGACTGGTCGATCCGGAAGAGCTGGAGTACCTCGGTATCCGCGACTACTTCGACGACGATGCCCTATGTTTGATTGAATGGCCCCAGAAGGGTGCAGGGTTTTTGCCAAAGCCCGACCTGACCATTACCATTAGCCCGCATGACAGCGGGCGTTCGCTGAAAATTTTGCCTCAAGGCTCGCGTGGCGAGTCTTGGTGTGCCGCTTTGGCATTGGAATTCAAATAA
- the mutL gene encoding DNA mismatch repair endonuclease MutL, which translates to MTNAGRIELLSPRLANQIAAGEVVERPASVIKELLENSLDSGARRIDVDVEQGGVKLLRVRDDGSGISADDLPLALARHATSKIRNLEDLEQVMSLGFRGEALASISSVARLTLTSRTKDADQAWQVETEGRDMAPRVQPAAHPVGTSVEVRDLFFNTPARRKFLKTEKTEFDHLQEVIKRLALARFDVAFHLRHNGKTILSLHEAHDDAARARRVAAICGSGFLEQALPIEIERNGLHLWGWVGLPTFNRSQADLQYFFVNGRAVRDKLVAHAVRQAYRDVLFNGRHPTFVLFFEVDPAGVDVNVHPTKHEVRFRDGRMVHDFLYGTLHRALGDVRPDDHLAAPVATAIVRPTGIDAGEFGPQGEMRLAANALLEQPQGQPTFNTAAGSGAGAGFQYQYTARPQSGVPVAEAQAAYREFFAPLPEANAVALPDGQDDIPPLGYALAQLKGIYILSENAQGLVLVDMHAAHERIMYERLKIAMASEGLSGQPLLVPESLAVSQREADCAEEHIAWFQRLGFELQRLGPETLAIRQIPALLKQAEANRLVSDVLADLMEYGTSDRIQAHLNELLGTMACHGAIRANRRLALPEMNGLLRDMENTERSGQCNHGRPTWTQLGLDDLDKLFLRGR; encoded by the coding sequence CTGACGAACGCTGGCCGTATCGAGCTGCTCAGTCCGCGGTTGGCGAACCAGATTGCGGCGGGGGAAGTGGTCGAGCGTCCGGCTTCGGTGATCAAGGAACTCTTGGAAAACAGCCTCGACTCTGGCGCCAGGCGCATTGATGTCGATGTGGAGCAGGGCGGTGTCAAGCTGCTGCGGGTGCGCGACGATGGCAGCGGTATTTCTGCCGATGACCTGCCGCTGGCGCTGGCGCGGCACGCTACCAGCAAGATTCGTAACCTCGAAGACCTCGAGCAGGTGATGAGCCTGGGGTTTCGCGGTGAAGCTCTGGCTTCGATCAGCTCCGTGGCGCGATTGACCCTGACGTCTCGCACCAAGGACGCCGATCAGGCCTGGCAAGTCGAGACCGAAGGCCGGGACATGGCGCCGCGGGTACAACCAGCGGCTCACCCGGTGGGCACCTCGGTGGAAGTGCGCGACCTGTTCTTCAACACCCCAGCGCGGCGCAAGTTTCTTAAGACTGAAAAAACCGAATTCGATCACCTGCAGGAAGTGATCAAGCGCTTGGCGCTGGCCCGGTTCGATGTGGCATTTCACTTGCGTCACAACGGCAAAACCATCCTCAGTCTGCACGAAGCCCATGACGACGCGGCCCGTGCCCGGCGCGTGGCGGCGATCTGCGGTTCGGGTTTCCTGGAGCAGGCACTGCCCATCGAAATCGAGCGCAATGGTCTGCACTTGTGGGGTTGGGTCGGCTTGCCGACCTTTAACCGCAGCCAGGCGGACTTGCAGTATTTCTTTGTGAACGGCCGTGCAGTACGCGACAAACTGGTGGCCCACGCCGTGCGTCAGGCTTACCGCGACGTGCTGTTCAACGGTAGGCATCCGACGTTCGTGCTGTTTTTCGAAGTTGATCCAGCGGGGGTTGACGTCAACGTACACCCGACCAAACACGAAGTGCGTTTTCGTGATGGGCGCATGGTCCACGACTTCCTCTACGGCACTCTGCACCGTGCCTTGGGCGATGTGCGACCGGATGATCATCTGGCAGCGCCGGTGGCGACGGCTATTGTTCGGCCTACTGGCATTGATGCTGGAGAATTCGGTCCGCAGGGTGAAATGCGCCTGGCGGCCAATGCGTTGCTGGAGCAGCCGCAAGGGCAGCCGACGTTCAATACGGCGGCGGGGTCAGGCGCTGGCGCCGGTTTTCAGTATCAGTACACGGCACGGCCTCAGTCCGGCGTGCCGGTTGCTGAAGCCCAGGCCGCCTATCGCGAGTTTTTCGCACCGTTGCCTGAAGCCAATGCGGTAGCCCTGCCCGACGGGCAGGACGACATTCCACCATTGGGATACGCGCTGGCCCAACTTAAAGGCATCTACATTCTTTCGGAAAACGCCCAAGGCCTGGTGCTCGTTGACATGCACGCCGCTCACGAGCGGATCATGTACGAGCGCTTGAAGATTGCGATGGCCAGCGAAGGCCTGAGCGGTCAGCCGCTGCTGGTGCCGGAGTCCCTGGCTGTCAGCCAGCGCGAGGCCGATTGCGCGGAAGAACATATCGCGTGGTTCCAGCGTCTCGGCTTTGAATTACAGCGCCTTGGCCCCGAAACCCTGGCCATCCGGCAGATCCCGGCACTGCTCAAACAGGCTGAAGCCAACCGCTTGGTCAGTGACGTTTTGGCGGACCTGATGGAGTACGGCACCAGCGACCGTATTCAGGCGCACCTCAATGAACTGCTCGGCACCATGGCCTGTCACGGTGCGATCCGCGCTAATCGGCGTTTGGCTTTGCCAGAAATGAACGGCCTGCTGCGGGACATGGAAAACACCGAGCGCAGCGGTCAATGCAACCATGGCCGACCGACCTGGACCCAACTGGGGCTGGACGATCTGGACAAACTATTCTTGCGCGGTCGTTGA
- a CDS encoding N-acetylmuramoyl-L-alanine amidase: MMGSGMRFRAMVAAVGLLFLAVTVDAAAETKVNSVRLWRAPDNTRLVFDLSGPVQHSVFTLTAPDRLVIDINGATLGAPLKVNTANTPITAMRSAQRTPTDLRVVIDLKKAVTPKSFILAPNAQYGNRLVVDLFDSAEAAAPIPPPPTNVATVAPVPVTPIDPPVKLPPAPAGKRDIIVVIDAGHGGEDPGASGSRGQHEKDVVLAIARELQRQVNGMKGFRAELTRTGDYFIPLRGRTEIARKKGADLFVSIHADAAPSSAAFGASVFALSDRGATSETARWLADSENRSDLIGGAGSVSLDDKDRMLAGVLLDLSMTASLTSSLNVGQKVLSNISRVTPLHKQRVEQAGFMVLKSPDIPSILVETGFISNANEAAKLSGSSHQQALARSISAGVRQFFQQNPPPGTYIAWLRDSGKIAQGPRDHRVSPGETLAMIAVRYQVSPATLRSANNLKTDELKIGQTLTIPGTELAAKE, encoded by the coding sequence ATGATGGGGTCAGGTATGCGCTTTCGCGCGATGGTAGCTGCCGTAGGATTGTTGTTTTTGGCGGTGACCGTCGACGCTGCGGCCGAAACGAAGGTCAACAGCGTTCGCCTGTGGCGGGCGCCGGATAACACGCGACTGGTGTTCGACCTTAGTGGCCCGGTGCAGCACAGTGTGTTTACCCTGACGGCTCCGGATCGGTTGGTCATCGACATCAATGGTGCGACCCTCGGTGCGCCGTTGAAGGTCAACACTGCCAACACGCCGATTACCGCCATGCGTTCGGCCCAGCGTACCCCGACCGATTTGCGGGTGGTCATCGACCTTAAAAAAGCCGTCACCCCGAAAAGCTTCATCCTGGCGCCGAACGCTCAGTACGGTAATCGCCTGGTGGTTGACCTGTTCGACAGCGCTGAAGCCGCTGCGCCCATTCCACCGCCGCCGACCAACGTCGCGACCGTGGCCCCGGTGCCGGTCACTCCAATTGATCCACCGGTGAAGTTGCCACCCGCCCCGGCTGGCAAGCGCGACATTATTGTGGTCATCGATGCCGGCCACGGCGGCGAAGACCCGGGTGCCTCTGGTTCGCGCGGCCAGCATGAGAAAGACGTGGTGCTGGCCATTGCTCGTGAGTTGCAGCGTCAGGTCAACGGCATGAAAGGCTTCCGTGCCGAACTGACCCGTACCGGCGACTACTTCATCCCGTTGCGTGGCCGTACCGAAATCGCCCGCAAGAAAGGCGCCGACCTGTTCGTCTCGATCCATGCTGACGCCGCGCCGTCCTCCGCAGCCTTTGGTGCGTCGGTGTTCGCCTTGTCTGATCGCGGTGCGACGTCGGAAACGGCCCGTTGGTTGGCTGACAGTGAAAACCGTTCCGACTTGATTGGTGGTGCCGGCAGCGTCAGCCTCGACGACAAGGACCGCATGCTAGCGGGCGTGCTACTTGACCTGTCGATGACCGCCTCCCTGACCTCCAGCCTGAACGTTGGTCAGAAAGTCTTGAGCAACATCAGCCGCGTCACACCGTTGCACAAACAACGCGTCGAACAGGCCGGGTTCATGGTGCTGAAATCGCCGGACATTCCATCGATCCTGGTTGAAACCGGGTTTATCTCCAACGCCAATGAGGCGGCCAAGTTGTCCGGGTCGAGCCACCAACAGGCCCTGGCTCGCTCGATCAGCGCCGGCGTTCGTCAATTCTTCCAGCAGAATCCGCCGCCGGGCACTTACATTGCCTGGCTGCGTGATTCCGGCAAAATCGCTCAAGGGCCGCGTGACCATCGCGTCAGTCCGGGCGAGACGCTGGCGATGATCGCCGTGCGTTATCAGGTGTCCCCGGCGACGCTGCGCAGCGCCAACAACCTGAAAACCGATGAGTTGAAAATCGGTCAGACCCTGACCATCCCAGGCACTGAACTGGCGGCCAAGGAATGA